In Miniphocaeibacter halophilus, the following proteins share a genomic window:
- the ftsW gene encoding putative lipid II flippase FtsW, translating to MRRKQGSIDYKILITTIILIIIGSVMVFSASWPYATRIQNDPYHFVKKQIIFLIIGFVAMYITSKIDYKIYKQYAVILYILTICLSIIVLFTGDVETYSAKRWITIKSITIMPSDFLKLGTIFAISRYISSNYKKINTIAYGFVPMILFAAISGFLVYKQPDLSTTLVILALIVSMFIIAGIDMKYFTLAVLGIGAVGIIGIIGSKSIYSRSSRIEAWLDPLKDFSNTGWQLAQSLFAISYGGFFGVGIGKSRHKFSYLSEAHNDFIFAIICEELGFIGAMIIILLYIYLIYLGMKLAFSLKDVFAKFLVIGIMLLLGIQSFTNIAVALGLIPPTGLTLPFISYGGSSLIVYMTMIGIVLNVSRTVNRR from the coding sequence TATAAAATATTAATAACAACAATAATACTTATTATTATAGGTTCTGTAATGGTGTTTAGTGCGAGTTGGCCATATGCAACTAGAATACAAAACGATCCATATCATTTTGTAAAAAAACAAATAATCTTTTTAATAATAGGTTTTGTTGCAATGTATATTACGTCTAAAATTGACTATAAGATATATAAACAATATGCAGTTATACTATATATTCTTACAATCTGTCTTTCGATTATAGTTTTATTTACAGGAGATGTAGAAACATATTCTGCTAAAAGATGGATTACTATAAAAAGTATAACAATTATGCCTTCTGACTTTCTAAAATTAGGTACAATATTTGCCATTTCTAGGTATATTTCAAGTAATTATAAAAAGATAAATACAATAGCATATGGATTTGTTCCCATGATTTTATTTGCAGCTATATCGGGTTTTTTAGTATATAAACAACCGGATTTATCTACAACGTTGGTAATCTTAGCCTTAATAGTATCTATGTTCATAATAGCAGGTATAGATATGAAATATTTTACACTGGCAGTTTTGGGAATAGGGGCTGTTGGAATAATTGGAATAATAGGTTCAAAAAGCATATATAGTAGAAGTTCTAGAATTGAGGCTTGGTTAGATCCCTTAAAGGATTTTTCAAACACTGGATGGCAATTAGCTCAGTCGCTATTTGCAATAAGCTATGGTGGATTTTTTGGAGTAGGAATAGGAAAGAGTAGACATAAATTTAGTTACTTATCAGAAGCTCATAATGACTTTATTTTTGCTATAATATGTGAAGAGCTTGGATTTATTGGAGCTATGATTATAATTTTACTCTATATCTATTTAATCTATTTAGGGATGAAATTGGCATTTTCATTAAAAGATGTATTTGCCAAGTTTTTAGTTATAGGTATAATGCTACTATTAGGAATCCAATCTTTTACAAATATTGCAGTAGCATTGGGTTTAATACCTCCTACAGGTTTAACATTACCGTTTATTAGCTATGGAGGTAGCTCTTTAATAGTTTATATGACTATGATAGGAATTGTGTTAAATGTTTCAAGGACTGTAAATAGGAGGTAA
- the murG gene encoding undecaprenyldiphospho-muramoylpentapeptide beta-N-acetylglucosaminyltransferase, with protein sequence MRAIVTGGGTGGHIYPAVSIIEELKNRDKNIEILYVGKINSMESEIIPKLGIEFKGIRVEGLPRKFNKKSFRSFKELIFGLKQSKKIIKNFKPDIVIGTGGFVTGPVLLNASLMKYKTYFHEQNSYPGVTNKILSRFVNKYFVTFEESIKYFKNPQNAIVTGNPIRNRFKNIEELKDKTYEEYGLKKDLKTIFSFGGSNGSAVLNKTIKKLIVSKEKNDEFQIVHVTGKNNYEDFILGIDEDKLSKNKIFPYLKDIQKAYSIADLVITSSGAITLAELSFLGLPSILVPKSYTTENHQVYNAREFEKVGASKVILENELNENTLYDSIMEIVSNNETIKRMKEAAKTLATPKAVKNIIDEIYKDM encoded by the coding sequence ATGAGAGCAATAGTAACTGGAGGAGGAACTGGAGGACATATATATCCTGCGGTTTCAATTATTGAGGAGTTAAAAAATAGAGATAAAAATATTGAGATATTATATGTTGGTAAAATTAATAGTATGGAATCAGAAATTATACCAAAACTTGGAATAGAATTTAAAGGTATTAGAGTAGAGGGACTACCTAGAAAATTCAATAAAAAATCTTTTAGATCTTTTAAAGAACTTATATTTGGATTAAAACAATCAAAAAAAATCATAAAGAATTTTAAACCTGATATTGTTATAGGCACAGGAGGATTTGTAACGGGACCAGTACTCTTAAATGCTTCATTGATGAAGTATAAGACGTATTTTCATGAGCAAAATAGTTATCCAGGTGTAACAAATAAAATTTTATCTAGATTTGTAAATAAGTATTTTGTAACATTTGAAGAAAGTATAAAATATTTTAAAAATCCTCAAAATGCAATTGTAACAGGAAATCCTATTAGAAATAGATTTAAAAATATTGAAGAATTGAAAGATAAAACATATGAAGAATATGGATTGAAAAAAGATTTAAAAACCATTTTTTCTTTTGGTGGATCAAATGGGTCGGCTGTATTAAATAAAACAATAAAAAAACTTATAGTAAGTAAAGAAAAGAATGATGAATTTCAAATTGTTCATGTAACTGGAAAAAATAATTATGAAGATTTCATACTAGGCATTGATGAAGATAAATTATCAAAAAATAAAATATTTCCCTATTTAAAAGATATTCAAAAAGCGTATAGTATAGCGGATTTGGTAATAACCAGTTCCGGAGCTATAACCTTGGCTGAACTTTCATTTTTAGGACTACCTAGTATACTGGTACCAAAATCGTATACAACAGAGAATCATCAGGTATACAATGCAAGAGAATTTGAAAAAGTTGGAGCTAGTAAAGTAATACTTGAAAATGAGTTAAATGAAAATACTCTGTATGATTCTATTATGGAGATTGTGTCAAATAACGAAACAATTAAAAGGATGAAAGAAGCTGCAAAAACTTTAGCAACACCGAAGGCTGTAAAAAATATTATTGATGAAATATATAAGGATATGTAA
- a CDS encoding cell division protein FtsQ/DivIB — MKQVKKRNYKKNKRKDKKKNSGFFTVLLITFVGIILISSFFAFTHDFFNIKTINITGIKYLQEDDVIKKSNIIGENIFLTSKKSIEKNLIKENLLDFKIEKKYPNTVNIEIVENTIIACIKNDDNYSYIDGLGKISNKTIENIKNIPEINGVDANLLKNNDASIFDDKNIKIIFKNINESNINIEKYDLSDINDIVLYGDDSIKYIIGNTNKLEEKMKLLKDLVEQISTDDINAYIINVSNIDKPLVKTQ; from the coding sequence ATGAAACAGGTAAAGAAAAGAAATTATAAAAAAAACAAGAGAAAAGACAAGAAAAAAAATAGTGGTTTTTTTACAGTTTTATTAATAACTTTTGTAGGAATAATATTAATCTCATCTTTTTTTGCATTTACCCATGACTTTTTTAATATTAAAACAATAAATATTACAGGTATTAAATATCTTCAAGAAGATGATGTAATAAAAAAATCTAATATAATAGGAGAGAATATTTTTTTAACTAGCAAAAAAAGTATAGAAAAAAATTTAATTAAAGAAAATTTACTTGATTTTAAAATTGAAAAAAAATATCCAAATACGGTAAATATAGAGATAGTTGAAAATACAATAATCGCATGTATAAAAAATGATGATAATTATTCCTATATAGATGGATTAGGGAAAATAAGCAATAAAACAATTGAAAACATAAAAAATATTCCAGAAATTAATGGTGTAGATGCTAATTTACTAAAAAATAATGATGCCAGTATATTTGACGATAAAAACATTAAAATTATATTTAAAAACATAAATGAATCAAATATAAATATTGAAAAATATGATTTATCCGATATAAATGATATAGTGTTGTATGGGGACGATTCAATAAAGTATATAATCGGCAATACTAACAAATTGGAAGAAAAAATGAAACTATTAAAAGACTTAGTTGAACAAATTAGTACTGATGATATAAATGCCTATATTATAAATGTTAGTAATATAGATAAACCCTTGGTTAAAACACAATAA
- the ftsZ gene encoding cell division protein FtsZ — protein MSFEMEVNNNEDLARIKVVGVGGGGNNAIMRMHESGLSGVEFIAVNTDKQILTASQIENKLQIGAKLTKGLGAGANPTVGQKAAEESRNDIVEMLQGADMVFITAGMGGGTGTGAAPIVAEIAKELGILTVGVVTKPFAFEGRKRQLQAEQGIEALKDKVDTLVIIPNDRLLQIAEKRTTMAEAFSMADEVLMNGIKGISDLIAVPNLINLDFADVKAIMYDQGIAHMGIGIATGENRAVEAARSAVKSPLLETSIDGAKAVLINITGADLGLFEINEASELIREAVDADANIIFGAGIDESLKDDIKITVIATGFDEKLGKNIISGNTENNKKKDERSEGDKGSEKDNQTDELEIPSFLKKRGF, from the coding sequence ATGAGCTTTGAGATGGAAGTAAACAATAATGAAGATTTAGCTAGAATAAAAGTAGTAGGTGTTGGTGGCGGTGGTAACAATGCTATTATGAGAATGCATGAAAGTGGCTTATCAGGTGTTGAATTTATTGCTGTTAACACAGATAAACAAATCCTTACTGCAAGTCAAATAGAAAATAAATTACAAATAGGAGCTAAATTAACAAAGGGTTTAGGAGCAGGAGCAAATCCTACTGTTGGACAAAAAGCTGCAGAAGAAAGTAGAAACGATATAGTAGAAATGCTACAAGGAGCAGATATGGTCTTCATAACTGCAGGAATGGGTGGTGGTACAGGAACCGGTGCTGCACCAATAGTTGCTGAAATAGCAAAGGAATTAGGAATATTAACAGTTGGAGTTGTTACAAAACCTTTTGCTTTTGAAGGAAGAAAAAGACAATTACAAGCAGAACAAGGTATTGAAGCATTAAAGGATAAGGTTGATACTTTAGTTATTATTCCAAATGATAGACTTTTACAAATAGCAGAAAAAAGAACTACTATGGCTGAAGCATTTTCTATGGCAGATGAAGTTTTAATGAATGGAATTAAAGGTATATCAGACTTAATAGCTGTACCTAATTTAATTAACCTAGACTTTGCAGACGTTAAGGCAATAATGTATGATCAAGGAATTGCTCACATGGGTATAGGAATAGCAACAGGTGAAAATAGAGCAGTTGAAGCTGCTAGATCTGCTGTTAAAAGTCCATTGTTAGAAACATCTATTGATGGAGCAAAAGCGGTACTTATTAATATAACTGGTGCTGATTTAGGACTATTTGAAATTAATGAAGCTTCAGAATTAATAAGAGAAGCAGTTGATGCAGATGCAAATATTATTTTTGGTGCTGGAATTGATGAAAGCCTAAAAGATGATATTAAAATTACTGTAATTGCTACTGGTTTTGATGAAAAACTAGGTAAAAATATTATTTCAGGCAATACTGAAAACAATAAGAAAAAAGATGAAAGATCAGAAGGGGATAAAGGTTCTGAAAAAGATAATCAAACAGATGAATTAGAAATTCCTTCCTTTTTGAAAAAAAGAGGTTTTTAA
- the nrdR gene encoding transcriptional regulator NrdR — protein sequence MRCPFCDSTNTKVVDSRQVESETSIRRRRECLSCNKRFTTYEKYENNSLIVIKKNQEREAFDRNKILNGMVRSCYKRKVPMEDLEKATKEIELEINHLNLKEVPSSLIGEIIMEKLKKIDKVAYVRFASVYKEFQDVNSFYDEIEKVK from the coding sequence ATGAGATGTCCTTTTTGTGATTCAACAAATACTAAAGTTGTAGATTCTAGACAAGTGGAATCTGAAACATCAATAAGAAGGAGAAGAGAGTGTTTATCATGTAATAAAAGATTTACAACCTATGAAAAATATGAAAATAATTCTCTTATAGTTATTAAAAAAAATCAAGAAAGAGAAGCTTTTGATAGAAATAAAATTTTAAATGGTATGGTTCGTTCTTGTTATAAAAGAAAAGTTCCTATGGAGGACTTAGAAAAAGCAACTAAAGAAATTGAACTGGAAATAAACCACTTAAATTTAAAAGAAGTTCCTTCTTCCTTAATTGGCGAAATTATCATGGAAAAACTCAAAAAAATTGATAAAGTTGCCTATGTAAGGTTCGCCTCTGTTTATAAAGAATTTCAAGATGTGAATTCATTTTATGATGAAATAGAAAAAGTAAAATAA
- a CDS encoding replication-associated recombination protein A, whose protein sequence is MDLFEYSRKKSINKNAPLADRIRPKKLEDFYGQKHIIYKNSPLDRLIKSDRIGSLIIYGPPGVGKTTLAMIISNTTNRIFEKLSAVTSGVKDIKEVVKNAESNLSFYNKGTILFIDEIHRFNKSQQDALLPHVENGLITLIGATTENPYFEVNKALLSRCKIIELKNISDDDIVKALKRALILENGLKKYNVKIAEETLYFISKLSHGDVRAALNGLEVAVLSTEPIEGVILIDKKIVEESFLNTTNLYDKDSDYHYNTISAFIKSMRGSDPDAAILYLAKMIKSGEDPKFIARRMVIFASEDIGNADPNALQVANNVFRAVEIIGLPEAQLNLAQGVLYLATAPKSNRSYLAIKKAMDDIDGNTNLEIPNYLKDAHYKGAEKFGIGKGYKYPHDYENAYVEQRYFPNNFNEKKYYIPSDIGYEANIKEYMKKLKEK, encoded by the coding sequence ATGGATTTATTTGAATATAGTAGAAAAAAATCGATTAATAAAAATGCACCTTTAGCCGATAGAATTAGACCAAAAAAATTAGAGGATTTTTATGGTCAAAAACATATTATCTACAAGAATAGTCCTCTAGATAGATTAATAAAAAGTGATAGAATAGGTTCGTTGATTATTTATGGGCCACCAGGTGTAGGTAAAACAACCTTGGCAATGATTATTTCAAATACAACTAACAGAATATTTGAAAAATTATCTGCAGTAACTTCAGGTGTTAAAGATATAAAGGAAGTTGTAAAAAATGCAGAGAGTAATTTAAGTTTTTATAACAAAGGTACAATATTATTCATTGATGAAATTCATAGATTTAACAAATCTCAGCAGGATGCATTATTACCACATGTTGAAAATGGTTTAATTACATTAATTGGGGCAACTACAGAAAATCCATATTTTGAGGTTAATAAAGCCTTGTTGTCAAGATGTAAGATAATTGAATTAAAAAATATTTCAGATGATGATATTGTTAAAGCGTTAAAGAGAGCTTTAATTTTGGAAAATGGATTAAAAAAATATAATGTTAAAATTGCTGAAGAAACATTATATTTTATTTCTAAATTATCACATGGTGATGTTAGAGCTGCTTTAAATGGTTTAGAAGTGGCTGTACTATCTACAGAGCCAATAGAAGGGGTTATTTTAATAGATAAAAAAATCGTTGAGGAATCTTTTTTAAATACAACAAACTTATACGATAAAGATTCAGATTATCATTACAATACGATTTCTGCATTTATTAAATCTATGAGAGGGTCGGACCCTGATGCAGCTATACTTTATTTAGCTAAAATGATAAAATCAGGAGAGGACCCTAAGTTCATTGCCCGAAGAATGGTTATATTTGCATCGGAAGACATAGGTAACGCAGACCCTAATGCACTTCAAGTAGCAAATAATGTTTTTAGGGCAGTTGAAATAATTGGTTTACCGGAAGCGCAATTAAATCTAGCCCAGGGTGTTTTGTACTTAGCAACTGCACCTAAAAGTAATAGATCTTATTTAGCGATAAAAAAGGCAATGGATGATATAGATGGTAATACTAATTTAGAAATACCTAATTATTTAAAAGATGCACATTATAAAGGAGCAGAAAAATTCGGAATAGGCAAAGGGTATAAATATCCTCACGATTATGAAAATGCATATGTGGAACAAAGGTATTTTCCAAATAATTTTAATGAAAAAAAATATTATATTCCAAGTGATATAGGGTACGAAGCAAATATTAAAGAATATATGAAAAAGTTAAAGGAGAAATAA